The proteins below come from a single Hyperolius riggenbachi isolate aHypRig1 chromosome 8, aHypRig1.pri, whole genome shotgun sequence genomic window:
- the QRFP gene encoding orexigenic neuropeptide QRFP has product MKATSGFSLLLLMVLGSSYGLQESTEYSDPWERTNLWKILYNGDENIPVSLLHLANSRDKKNTDPESLFSVAKELQGFGKERAGFRFRFGRREEGNDVEDIEPQIDKRLGTALGSLAEELNGYNRKKGGFSFRFGRR; this is encoded by the coding sequence ATGAAGGCCACTAGTGGATTCTCTCTACTGCTCCTCATGGTTCTTGGATCCAGCTACGGCCTACAGGAAAGCACAGAGTACAGTGACCCTTGGGAGAGAACTAACTTATGGAAGATACTCTACAATGGGGATGAGAACATCCCAGTTTCTCTACTACATCTAGCCAACTCAAGAGATAAGAAGAACACAGACCCAGAGTCTCTGTTCAGCGTAGCCAAGGAGCTCCAGGGCTTTGGGAAAGAAAGAGCGGGCTTTAGATTTAGGTTCGGGCGGAGAGAAGAGGGGAACGACGTTGAAGACATTGAACCGCAAATTGACAAGCGCCTCGGCACGGCCCTCGGATCGCTAGCTGAAGAGCTGAACGGTTATAATAGAAAGAAGGGCGGTTTCAGTTTCCGATTTGGAAGGCGATAG